A section of the Pochonia chlamydosporia 170 chromosome 2, whole genome shotgun sequence genome encodes:
- a CDS encoding uridine permease Fui1 (similar to Neosartorya fischeri NRRL 181 XP_001264438.1), translating into MASQSRLRRWIKKLEVPSEPGVTATQLMLINHDLKPVEKERRQWGPWNYVGFWIADCFNINTWMISSSMIVGGLSWWQAWLCVWLGYFFSACFVVLIGRAGAVYHIGFSVVNRAPFGIWGSMWPVFNRAAMACIWYGVQAYIGGNCVYLMIRSIWLSWDRTKMPGPFGTDATSTPDYVSFFIFWLCSLPALWFPVHKIRHLFTVKAYVVPPVGVAFLVWAVVRAGGVGPIIRQPATISGSDLAWEFVKGIMSSIGNFAALIINNSDFSRFARKPNAALLPQLLAIPLGFAVTSFIGIIVSSSSMLIYNEAIWNPLSLLGNFIEDGGSAQRFGVFIISLGFALAQLGTNIAANSVAAGTDMTALFPKFINIRRGSYICAALALAMCPYNLLSSSNSFTTYLAAYSVFLCSVAGVMASDYYIVRKGYINARELYNASKDGPYYYNYGIHWRAYVAYICGIAINVVGFAGAVGQEVPKGATYIYNLNFFCGFAVSSLVYWGLCTISPIPETSDRWMEVGNALDDLDDGEAAREKELDIEKDDGRRTTTHETV; encoded by the exons ATGGCCAGTCAATCTCGTCTACGTAGATGGATCAAAAAGTTGGAAGTTCCATCTGAGCCAGGTGTCACTGCAACCCAGCTCATG CTCATAAATCATGATCTCAAACCCGTCGAAAAAGAGCGGCGGCAATGGGGGCCATGGAACTACGTCGGTTTCTGGATTGCCGactgcttcaacatcaacacctgGATGATCTCGTCCTCCATGATTGTCGGCGGACTGTCATGGTGGCAGGCCTGGCTGTGCGTATGGCTGGGCTATTTCTTCTCTGCATGCTTCGTCGTGCTCATTGGACGCGCTGGAGCTGTTTATCATATCGGCTTTTCCGTCGTCAACCGCGCGCCGTTTGGCATCTGGGGAAGCATGTGGCCTGTTTTCAACCGAGCTGCAATGG CATGCATCTGGTACGGAGTTCAGGCGTACATTGGCGGAAACTGCGTCTACCTAATGATTCGTTCCATTTGGCTCTCCTGGGACAGAACCAAGATGCCCGGTCCCTTTGGCACCGATGCCACCAGTACGCCCGACTAcgtctccttcttcatcttttggCTCTGCTCCCTACCCGCTCTCTGGTTCCCAGTGCACAAGATCAGACATCTTTTCACCGTCAAGGCCTACGTTGTTCCACCAGTTGGCGTCGCATTCCTGGTCTGGGCCGTAGTCCGCGCTGGTGGTGTCGGCCCCATCATCCGGCAGCCAGCAACCATCTCAGGTAGTGACCTTGCCTGGGAGTTTGTCAAGGGCATCATGTCCTCTATTGGCAACTTTGCTGCCCTGATTATTAATAACAGCGACTTTTCTCGATTTGCTCGCAAGCCTAATGCCGCGTTGCTACCGCAGCTGTTGGCCATCCCgcttggctttgctgtgACATCCTTTATCGGCATTATTGTGTCCTCATCTTCTATGCTTATATATAATGAGGCAATATGGAACCCACTTAGCCTTCTAGGAAATTTCATTGAGGACGGCGGCTCCGCCCAGCGTTTTGGCGTCTTTATTATCTCCCTTGGCTTTGCCCTTGCTCAGCTGGGCACGAATATTGCAGCCAACTCCGTCGCGGCTGGCACTGACATGACCGCTTTATTCCCAAAATTTATTAACATTCGACGAGGGAGTTATATCTGTGCGGCGTTGGCCCTGGCCATGTGCCCGTATAACCTTCTATCAAGCTCGAATAGCTTCACCACCTATTTGGCAGCTTACAGCGTGTTTCTTTGCTCAGTGGCTGGCGTCATGGCAAGTGACTACTACATTGTTCGCAAGGGTTACATCAACGCCAGAGAGCTATACAATGCGAGCAAAGATGGTCCTTATTACTACAATTATGGCATCCACTGGCGAGCCTATGTCGCCTACATTTGCGGAATTGCGATTAATGTTGTGGGGTTTGCGGGAGCCGTCGGTCAAGAGGTTCCTAAGGGAGCTACATATATTTATAACCTCAATTTCTTTTGCGGATTTGCCGTCTCGTCGCTTGTGTATTGGGGCCTCTGTACTATATCCCCGATTCCTGAGACTAGCGACAGGTGGATGGAAGTGGGCAACGCCCTTGATGACCTGGACGATGGAGAGGCTGCCCGAGAAAAGGAATTGGATATCGAAAAGGATGATGGCAGGCGCACCACCACACATGAGACTGTGTAA
- a CDS encoding BTB/POZ fold domain-containing protein (similar to Metarhizium robertsii ARSEF 23 XP_007824000.2) — MSTSKTNTKITRTDAIISAIGMSFDNATNADVKIFLRGLELPAHGIVLCAQSKYFETALNSRMKEADTREFKYSEGSIHAYWRTFEYMYKGEYSEELVAKLDALDDDELSKHVRVYQLADYFGVQTLKDYSLGKLRLKVQELWVSETFVDCIRDVYQSTIDPDCEMRKIVVDTAWSHFKSLWGKKPFRELVREGGDFAVDLMGKI; from the exons ATGTCAACTTCCAAGACGAACACTAAAATCACGCGGACTGACGCCATCATATCGGCAATCGGAAT GTCTTTCGATAACGCAACAAACGCCGACGTCAAGATATTTCTACGCGGGCTTGAACTGCCTGCGCACGGCATCGTGCTCTGTGCTCAGAGCAAGTACTTCGAAACTGCTTTGAATTCAAGAATGAAAGAAGCGGATACGAGGGAATTCAAGTACAGTGAAGGAAGCATACATGCGTATTGGCGCACCTTTGAGTACATGTACAAGGGGGAATACTCGGAAGAGCTGGTGGCGAAGCTAGACGCACTGG ACGATGACGAACTTTCCAAACATGTTCGTGTTTACCAGCTAGCTGATTACTTTGGAGTACAGACTCTAAAGGATTATTCGTTGGGCAAACTGCGACTCAAAGTGCAGGAGTTGTGGGTCAGTGAGACGTTTGTGGATTGTATACGAGACGTGTACCAATCTACAATTGATCCGGATTGCGAAATGAGGAAGATTGTTGTTGATACGGCGTGGAGCCATTTCAAGAGTTTGTGGGGGAAGAAGCCATTTCGTGAGCTTGTTCGTGAAGGAGGCGACTTTGCCGTGGACTTGATGGGTAAGATTTAG
- a CDS encoding ankyrin repeats (3 copies) domain-containing protein encodes MQRLPNEILLGIADFLDSERDLNALCQVNHANRGALEPKLYLLNANNHQSSALIWAAKHGHLTTAQKFVKFVCSIDQHPATYVNAVDDDHRTPISWASDRGDINTVKLLLSIPGIDIHRTNKYEQTPLHYAITGGHITVTEELLSWEHIDVNSYTKDDRPLLIHACMSGQVKAAKLLLDKGADVNGSDFRGGTALYYACNRGDEAMVDMLLSTEGLDVNAVCVGGFSPFMTAVKRNQVSVVKRLLVLDNVDVNLCDDNGWTPFIWVAHLGHEQMLQLLLACPKIDVDAVGNHAETAITRAAVAGHEGIVKMLQG; translated from the coding sequence ATGCAAAGACTCCCAAACGAGATACTTCTGGGCATCGCCGACTTTTTGGATTCTGAACGAGATCTCAATGCCTTGTGCCAAGTCAACCACGCCAATCGTGGTGCCCTAGAGCCCAAACTCTACCTCTTGAATGCCAATAACCATCAATCCTCGGCCCTGATCTGGGCAGCCAAGCATGGACACTTGACAACCGCCCAAAAATTTGTGAAGTTCGTTTGCAGCATCGACCAACATCCGGCCACATACGTAAACGcagttgatgatgaccaTCGCACCCCCATTTCATGGGCATCCGACCGCGGAGACATCAACACCgtcaagctcctcctctCAATACCAGGCATCGATATCCACAGAACGAACAAATACGAACAAACGCCGCTGCACTACGCCATTACAGGTGGACACATCACCGTCACAGAGGAACTTTTATCCTGGGAACATATCGACGTGAACAGTTACACCAAAGACGACCGGCCACTGCTGATACATGCCTGTATGTCTGGCCAGGTGAAAGCTGCGAAACTACTACTTGacaagggcgccgacgtAAACGGTTCGGACTTTCGCGGCGGTACAGCTTTGTATTACGCCTGCAATCGTGGTGACGAAGCAATGGTAGACATGCTGCTTTCGACGGAGGGACTGGATGTCAACGCAGTCTGCGTGGGCGGCTTCAGCCCATTCATGACCGCAGTAAAACGGAACCAGGTCAGCgtggtgaagaggctgcTGGTCCTGGACAATGTGGATGTGAACCTCTGCGACGATAATGGCTGGACACCGTTCATTTGGGTTGCTCACCTTGGCCACGAGCAAATGTTGCAGCTTCTCCTGGCTTGTCCGAAGATTGATGTAGATGCTGTTGGTAATCATGCAGAGACGGCAATTACCCGCGCTGCTGTAGCCGGACATGAAGGAATAGTTAAGATGCTGCAAGGTTGA
- a CDS encoding aminopeptidase 2 (similar to Aspergillus terreus NIH2624 XP_001214491.1) has product MSDREILPDNVKPSHYNVSLRDLEFKNWTYQGTVTIDAEIVKPTREIVFNTLEIKLTGAKVVVDHTKSSQAIESTNFSYDERAQRATITFDQELPVSKKASIAISFEGIMNNEMAGFYRSKYKPTVTPAKSVPHDDEWHYMFSTQFESCDARRAFPCFDEPNLKATFDFEIEIPADQVALSNMPVRETKPTKDGWNMVSFETSPVMSTYLLAWAVGDFEYIEQLTDRRYNGKQIPVRVYTTRGLKEQGQWALQHAPKIIDFFSEIFDIDYPLPKSDLLAVHEFTHGAMENWGLVTYRTTQVLFDEKTSDARFKNAVAYVVAHELAHQWFGNLVTMDWWDELWLNEGFATWVGWHAVDHLHPDWQVWAQFVNEGMEAAFRLDGIRASHPIHVPVRDALDVNQIFDSISYLKGCSAIRMLANHLGVETFLKGVSNYLKAHAYGNAKTKALWDALSEASGKDVNALMGPWISKIGHPVVTVAEEPGQISIKQSRFLSTGDVKPEDDTTTWWVPLGLEGKKGESGINTMSLLQKEETIRDIDDEFYKLNSGATGFYRVNYPPARLAKLSTQLDRLSTEDKIAIIGSTADLAFAGNSTTAALLTFLEGFSKETHPLVWTQVLDSIGSVKSVFGEDEDIKKGLENFVVKLLSDKVTEIGWDGAEDEEYLTTMLRKRIILAAVANGHVEAVNEALRRFNSWHENAEANPLPPSLRLAVWRTAVKKDSARAVDIIKNEWSNTKSIDGKLICLNALSALEDQQVLKENIVPFNFNASPPSNAVNAADMHVLGMGLAGNPVGRQVQWTYMKENWDACVTKLGNPIVVDRFVRVSLGGFTDGSVVDEIDSFFKDKDTKSFDRTLETVKDKIRGRAAYKQRDAASLKEWLGANKYL; this is encoded by the exons ATGTCTGACCGCGAGATCCTACCCGATAATGTGAAACCCTCTCACTACAATGTCTCCCTTCGAGACCTTGAATTCAAGAACTGGACCTACCAGGGTACAGTGAC CATCGACGCTGAGATTGTCAAGCCCACCAGGGAAATCGTCTTCAACACCCTCGAGATCAAGCTTACCGGCGCCAAGGTTGTCGTTGACCACACCAAGTCCTCCCAAGCCATCGAGTCTACCAACTTCAGCTACGATGAGCGTGCCCAGCGTGCCACCATCACCTTCGACCAGGAGCTCCCTGTCTCCAAGAAGGCATCAATTGCCATCAGCTTTGAAGGTATCATGAACAACGAAATGGCCGGTTTCTACCGCTCCAAGTACAAGCCTACCGTCACGCCTGCCAAGTCAGTCccccatgatgatgagtggCACTACATGTTCAGCACCCAGTTTGAATCTTGCGATGCTCGCCGTGCCTTCCCCTGCTTTGATGAACCCAACCTGAAGGCTACGTTCGACTTTGAGATTGAGATCCCGGCCGACCAGGTTGCTCTCAGCAACATGCCCGTCAGGGAGACCAAGCCCACCAAGGATGGCTGGAACATGGTTTCTTTCGAGACATCTCCCGTCATGAGCACGTACCTtttggcttgggctgttgGTGACTTTGAGTACATCGAGCAGCTCACCGACCGCCGATACAATGGCAAGCAGATCCCCGTCCGCGTCTACACGACCCGCGGTCTCAAAGAGCAGGGCCAGTGGGCTTTGCAGCACGCCCCCAAGATTATCGACTTCTTCTCCGAGATTTTCGACATTGACTACCCTCTCCCCAAGTCCGATCTCCTGGCTGTTCATGAGTTCACCCACGGTGCTATGGAGAACTGGGGTCTCGTGACATATCGTACCACCCAGGTTCTCTTTGACGAGAAGACTTCAGATGCCCGTTTCAAGAATGCCGTTGCCTACGTTGTTGCCCACGAGCTTGCTCACCAATGGTTCGGCAACCTGGTCACCATGGACTGGTGGGATGAGCTGTGGTTGAACGAAGGTTTCGCCACCTGGGTTGGCTGGCACGCCGTCGACCACCTGCACCCCGACTGGCAGGTGTGGGCTCAGTTCGTCAACGAGGGCATGGAGGCTGCTTTCCGTCTCGACGGCATCCGCGCCAGTCACCCCATCCACGTCCCTGTCCGTGATGCCCTCGATGTCAACCAGATCTTCGACTCCATCAGCTACCTCAAGGGCTGCTCTGCCATTCGCATGTTGGCTAACCACCTTGGCGTCGAAACTTTCCTCAAGGGTGTGTCCAACTATCTCAAAGCTCACGCATACGGTAATGCCAAGACAAAGGCTCTCTGGGATGCTCTCAGCGAGGCTTCTGGAAAAGATGTCAATGCTCTCATGGGTCCTTGGATCTCCAAGATTGGACACCCGGTAGTCACCGTTGCCGAAGAACCCGGACAAATTTCGATCAAGCAGTCCCGATTCTTGTCCACTGGTGATGTCAAGCCCGAGGATGATACCACCACCTGGTGGGTGCCTCTTGGCctcgagggcaagaagggcgagagtggcatcaacaccatgtcTTTGCTCCAGAAGGAGGAGACCATTCGTGatattgatgatgagttttaCAAGCTGAACAGCGGAGCCACTGGCTTCTACCGCGTCAACTATCCTCCTGCTCGCCTGGCGAAGCTTAGCACGCAGCTGGATAGGCTGAGCACCGAGGACAAGATTGCCATTATCGGTTCTACAGCCGACCTGGCGTTTGCCGGCAACAGCACCACCGCCGCTCTTCTCACCTTCCTCGAGGGCTTCAGCAAGGAGACTCATCCTCTTGTTTGGACCCAGGTTCTTGATTCTATTGGCTCCGTCAAGTCGGtgtttggtgaagatgaggataTTAAGAAGGGACTGGAGAATTTTGTTGTCAAGCTTCTCTCGGACAAGGTGACTGAAATTGGCTGGGACGgcgccgaggatgaagaataTCTTACCACAATGTTGCGCAAGCGCATCATTCTCGCTGCAGTTGCCAATGGGCATGTCGA GGCTGTCAACGAAGCTCTCAGACGCTTCAACTCTTGGCATGAGAACGCCGAGGCCAACCCCCTCCCACCTTCACTCCGACTTGCCGTCTGGCGCACCGCCGTCAAGAAGGACAGCGCTCGTGCtgtcgacatcatcaagaacGAGTGGtccaacaccaagtccattGACGGAAAGCTGATCTGCCTTAATGCACTATCTGCCCTTGAGGACCAGCAAGTGCTCAAGGAGAACATTGTTcccttcaacttcaacgcctcTCCCCCAAGCAACGCGGTCAACGCTGCAGACATGCACGTCCTCGGCATGGGCTTGGCGGGCAACCCCGTCGGCCGACAGGTTCAGTGGACTTACATGAAGGAGAACTGGGATGCGTGTGTGACCAAGCTCGGCAACCCCATTGTTGTGGACCGATTCGTCCGTGTCAGCTTGGGCGGCTTCACTGATGGTTCTGTCGTCGATGAGATtgacagcttcttcaaggacaaggacaccAAGAGCTTTGATCGTACTCTGGAGAcggtcaaggacaagattcGTGGACGGGCTGCGTACAAGCAGCGGGATGCTGCCTCACTCAAGGAATGGCTAGGGGCCAATAAGTATTTGTGA
- a CDS encoding DCG1 protein (similar to Metarhizium acridum CQMa 102 XP_007809236.1), with translation MKILLLNPNSSVGLTKNMEQVANDALATTSMEIVPYTAPYPAPSSINNGKDIACSTVVVMEDVIASQINLQQYDAILVACFSVHDLVPKLANLSGNPVIGLFEASILTALSLIAPSEKWGIITTGEFWEQHLLDGVNDFLGVARGVGNNNFAGVYTTGLSAIEYHDASLELIKSKLTTAVKKLLQAGNVSCVVLGCGGMAGLEGTIRSVAAKLFGLEKARSLYIIDGVRAGVAQLHYAVHSRGVFSRGNDITL, from the exons ATGAAGATTCTCTTACTGAACCCCAACTCATCAGTTGGCTTGACAAAGAACATGGAGCAAGTAGCCAACGATGCTCTAGCCACGACT TCAATGGAAATAGTGCCATATACTGCTCCGTACCCTGCACCCAGCAGTATCAACAACGGCAAAGACATTGCGTGCAGCACAGTAGTGGTGATGGAAGATGTCATCGCAAGTCAAATAAATTTGCAGCAATAtgatgccatcttggtcGCATGCTTCAGCGTGCACGACCTGGTCCCCAAGCTGGCAAATTTATCTGGAAACCCCGTGATTGGGTTATTCGAAGCCAGTATTTTGACGGCGCTGTCATTAATTGCACCCTCGGAAAAATGGGGCATCATCACGACCGGAGAATTCTGGGAGCAGCATCTTCTGGATGGTGTGAATGACTTTTTGGGCGTTGCGCGAGGCGTCGGCAATAATAACTTTGCTGGCGTATATACTACCGGGTTATCAGCCATTGAGTATCACGATGCATCGCTGGAGCTTATCAAGAGTAAGCTGACTACGGCggtgaagaagctcttgcaGGCTGGGAATGTTAGCTGCGTGGTGCTTGGCTGCGGAGGGATGGCGGGATTGGAGGGGACTATTCGATCGGTGGCTGCGAAGTTGTTTGGACTCGAGAAGGCGAGGAGTCTCTATATCATTGATGGGGTGAGGGCTGGTGTTGCGCAGTTGCATTATGCTGTCCATAGTAGAGGTGTGTTTAGTAGAGGCAACGATATCACATTGTAG
- a CDS encoding fungal specific transcription factor domain-containing protein, whose protein sequence is MAISRSAGASGHERKRKRQRRDSPDDYLSDNSNKDGSDTSQHAADSSSAGQSTNFRNVSACSRCRSRKNRCDQRLPSCSSCAKVGASCVGYDVITKREIPRSYVYYLECRVEELERLLVSNGISFPPASNLDLCSRKNNKGDRAKPTSSDRNGTPDYEEHPHQDHGKTLDLADCSDNPSSTSASDSSNSASLSTHTAAAFMTLTFHTIQTSISDKKHTLKDSTKRHRPSETVHSAPLTLPDKSLGLQLVRAYFNRANPQIPILQSGCFMNIFERAYSGEGNALRPREKYMLNMVFAIGSSHGFVGEQAKDMAMESSSLVTKRSKNNASPEEYYSRAIVHFDTCLKSDISSLEVLQAILLMASYSLLRPVMPGVWYIVGMAMRVAVDLGLHCEASNPPTHTHNGTEPSKPESAEDDQVQSEQTVYTRIRELRRRLWWCTYSLDRLVSISVGRPFSISDQDISTPLPSLQEDDVETEAIYSSPGGSQDQQKSYRYITHHFIKLRLLQSDIYATTRNYEEATLNAAPQSSGKLTDFKLTHTVASTPSLESERLWLENMEKQLREWKATAPTTDVTGVAFPKAIFEFYYWQTIMLLYQRNAKIPTLIQEVKTILHDLQLSKTPVPNKDKATHRRYLKIAEAGQKVLRMYRQRHLIGCIKYTYSSALYLFSVAISYLHAVAQSSAVRSRLSPDDMDFTILAAKSIFSDMLDTCSDANLWMDAFELTAKATTKITRLYGDFGQQSQQTDWDEDEAVPDAPDSTSLLPNVSTGTDTGFQSDIHPTPRPATSSYPSPEENTECWDFANESKSFDFTDDNASALDTMLPPLSPLGSLGSSQENSETLSTSDKTSSKEFLDLETIWQLDSLATEAPHLFRTMSQEHYTKENGMLPVAWMSPSQLCSPQSLARLG, encoded by the exons atggccatctcACGTAGCGCAGGTGCTTCAGGCCATGAGCGCAAGCGAAAACGCCAACGACGAGACTCCCCTGACGACTACTTGTCagacaacagcaacaaagacgGCAGCGATACGTCTCAGCATGCAGCCGACAGTTCCTCGGCCGGTCAAAGCACCAATTTCCGCAACGTGAGCGCCTGCAGTAGGTGCCGCTCACGCAAGAATCGATGCGATCAGAGACTTCCGAGCTGTTCGAGCTGCGCCAAGGTTGGGGCATCTTGTGTCGGATACGATGTAATCACAAAAAGAGAAATACCCAGGAG CTATGTCTACTATTTAGAGTGTCGAGTAGAAGAGCTGGAGAGATTACTCGTCTCCAACGGCATCTCTTTCCCGCCCGCAAGTAATTTGGACTTGTGTTCTCGCAAGAACAACAAAGGCGACAGAGCAAAACCAACGTCATCGGACAGAAATGGTACCCCCGACTATGAAGAACACCCACATCAGGACCATGGTAAAACTCTTGATTTGGCAGACTGCAGCGACAACCCTTCCAGCACCAGCGCTTCCGACTCctcaaactcggcatcgCTGAGCACTCACACGGCTGCTGCCTTTATGACTTTGACATTCCATACCATCCAGACGTCTATTTCAGACAAGAAACATACCCTCAAAGATTCCACGAAACGTCACCGCCCCTCCGAGACGGTGCATTCCGCGCCCTTGACATTACCCGATAAATCCCTTGGACTTCAGCTGGTCAGAGCATATTTCAATCGAGCTAATCCCCAGATTCCCATCCTTCAGAGCGGCTGTTTCATGAACATCTTTGAAAGGGCATACTCAGGGGAAGGAAACGCGTTACGGCCTCGTGAAAAGTATATGCTAAACATGGTATTTGCCATTGGCTCCAGCCACGGCTTCGTGGGTGAgcaagccaaggacatggccatggaatCATCAAGTCTCGTAACCAAAAGATCCAAGAACAACGCATCTCCCGAGGAGTACTATTCAAGGGCCATCGTTCACTTTGATACCTGCTTGAAGTCAGACATTAGCAGCCTGGAGGTATTGCAGGCAATTCTGCTCATGGCTAGCTATTCCCTTCTTCGACCTGTCATGCCTGGCGTCTG GTATATTGTTGGAATGGCTATGCGCGTGGCCGTCGACCTCGGCCTTCATTGTGAGGCCAGCAATCCACCAACCCATACACACAATGGGACAGAACCTTCGAAACCGGAGAGTGCAGAGGATGACCAAGTTCAGTCTGAGCAAACCGTATACACGCGCATTCGAGAATTACGAAGACGGCTCTGGTGGTGCACATACAGCTTAGATCGCCTGGTGAGCATAAGTGTCGGACGGCCATTCAGCATCAGCGACCAAGACATCTCGACGCCGCTGCCCTCTCTTCAGGAGGACGATGTTGAAACGGAAGCCATATATTCGAGCCCTGGCGGCTCTCAAGACCAACAAAAGAGCTACAGGTACATTACGCATCATTTCATCAAGTTGCGGCTTCTTCAGTCGGACATTTACGCAACAACACGAAACTACGAAGAGGCAACCTTGAATGCGGCACCACAGTCAAGCGGGAAACTGACTGACTTCAAACTGACACACACCGTAGCATCAACCCCCAGTCTAGAGTCGGAGCGCCTATGGCTAGAAAACATGGAGAAGCAACTCCGTGAATGGAAAGCAACCGCACCGACTACCGATGTCACGGGCGTGGCTTTCCCCAAAGCAATATTTGAGTTCTACTACTGGCAAACCATCATGCTGTTGTACCAACGCAATGCGAAAATCCCTACCCTAATACAGGAGGTAAAGACGATTCTACACGACCTGCAACTGTCGAAAACACCTGTCCCCAATAAAGATAAAGCCACGCATCGGAGATACCTAAAAATAGCTGAAGCAGGACAGAAGGTCTTGCGAATGTATCGACAGCGACATCTCATCGGCTGCATAAAGTACACTTATAGTTCAGCTTTGTACCTCTTTTCGGTAGCTATTTCATATTTACACGCGGTCGCGCAGTCGTCCGCCGTCCGAAGTCGTCTT AGCCCGGATGACATGGACTTTACCAtcttggcagccaagtccATCTTTTCAGACATGTTGGATACTTGCTCAGATGCAAATCTGTGGATGGACGCATTCGAACTCACCGCAAAGGCGACTACCAAGATAACGCGACTTTACGGCGACTTTGGCCAACAGTCTCAGCAGACGGattgggatgaagatgaggccgtACCCGATGCGCCAGATTCGACTTCCTTATTACCAAACGTGTCTACCGGAACCGATACAGGATTCCAAAGCGATATACATCCAACGCCTCGtccagcaacttcatcgtACCCCAGCCCTGAAGAAAACACAGAATGT tGGGATTTCGCAAACGAGAGTAAATCGTTTGACTTTACAGATGACAATGCGTCAGCATTAGATACAATGCTGCCTCCCTTGTCGCCGCTCGGTTCGCTCGGTTCATCGCAGGAGAACTCAGAGACTCTAAGCACGAGCGATAAGACGTCGTCCAAGGAGTTTCTTGATCTGGAAACCATATGGCAACTTGACAGCCTTGCTACCGAGGCTCCTCACCTCTTTCGAACCATGAGCCAAGAGCATTATACAAAGGAGAATGGCATGTTGCCAGTTGCGTGGATGTCTCCGTCGCAGTTGTGCAGCCCGCAAAGTCTGGCAAGACTGGGCTGA